The following coding sequences lie in one Pseudomonas syringae CC1557 genomic window:
- a CDS encoding adenosine deaminase: MYDWLNALPKAELHLHLEGSLEPELLFALAERNKIALPWNDVEALRKAYAFNNLQEFLDLYYRGADVLRTEQDFYDLTWAYLLRCKEQNVIHTEPFFDPQTHTDRGIPFEVVLAGITGALKDGKSKLGVDSGLILSFLRHLSQEEAEKTLDQALPFRDAFVAVGLDSSEMGHPPSKFQRVFDRARNEGFLTVAHAGEEGPPEYIWEALDLLKIQRIDHGVRAIEDERLMQRIIDEQIPLTVCPLSNTKLCVFDDMAQHNILDMLERGVKVTVNSDDPAYFGGYVTENFHALYTHLGMTQDQASRLAQNSLDARLIKP, translated from the coding sequence ATGTACGACTGGTTGAACGCCCTGCCCAAGGCAGAACTGCACTTGCATCTTGAGGGCTCGCTGGAACCCGAGTTGCTGTTCGCCCTGGCCGAGCGCAACAAAATCGCCCTGCCATGGAATGACGTCGAAGCCCTGCGCAAGGCCTATGCCTTCAACAATCTGCAGGAATTCCTTGATCTGTACTACCGCGGCGCAGACGTGTTGCGCACCGAGCAGGACTTCTACGACCTGACCTGGGCTTACTTGCTGCGCTGCAAGGAACAGAACGTTATCCACACCGAACCGTTTTTTGACCCGCAAACCCACACTGACCGTGGTATTCCGTTTGAAGTGGTGCTGGCGGGGATTACCGGCGCGCTGAAAGACGGCAAGTCGAAGCTGGGTGTCGACAGCGGCTTGATCCTGAGCTTTCTGCGTCACCTGTCGCAGGAAGAAGCCGAAAAGACCCTCGACCAGGCGCTGCCGTTTCGTGATGCGTTTGTGGCCGTTGGCCTCGACAGCTCGGAAATGGGCCATCCGCCGAGCAAGTTCCAGCGCGTGTTTGATCGGGCGCGCAACGAAGGTTTCCTGACCGTGGCGCATGCGGGCGAAGAGGGCCCGCCAGAGTACATCTGGGAAGCGCTGGATCTGCTGAAAATTCAGCGTATCGACCATGGCGTGCGCGCTATCGAAGACGAGCGTCTGATGCAGCGCATCATCGACGAACAGATCCCGCTGACCGTCTGCCCGTTGTCCAACACCAAGCTGTGTGTGTTCGACGATATGGCGCAGCACAACATCCTCGACATGCTGGAACGCGGCGTGAAAGTCACCGTGAACTCGGACGACCCTGCCTACTTCGGCGGTTACGTGACCGAGAACTTCCACGCGCTGTATACGCACTTGGGCATGACCCAGGATCAGGCCAGCCGCCTGGCGCAAAACAGCCTGGATGCACGACTGATCAAGCCCTAG
- a CDS encoding ArsR/SmtB family transcription factor: MEYAPCISQIATLLADPKRSAMIWALMDGTARSTEELAILAGLSASSAGAHLARLTSGGLLKQETRGRKRFFRLAAPEVGAAVEALASASIASADQISRRLAQSVPPLPLRRARICSDHLGGEMAAELYQRLLGAGWIEQQEKRIAVTSKGVARFAERGIYIPALAQRKRETVCACPKWSELSPHLGGALGAGLLQLFIQMGWLRTTEESSTLQVSSNGQREISKIAAAA, encoded by the coding sequence ATGGAATATGCACCTTGCATCAGCCAGATAGCAACGTTGCTGGCTGATCCCAAGCGTAGCGCAATGATATGGGCCTTGATGGACGGGACGGCTCGCTCTACCGAGGAACTTGCCATTCTGGCGGGGCTCTCCGCTTCCTCTGCGGGCGCACACCTTGCGCGTCTGACCAGTGGTGGTCTGTTGAAACAGGAAACACGCGGGCGCAAGCGTTTCTTTCGATTGGCCGCGCCTGAAGTGGGCGCAGCGGTGGAGGCGCTGGCCAGCGCGTCAATAGCCAGTGCCGATCAGATCAGTCGCCGCTTGGCTCAGTCCGTTCCGCCGTTGCCGTTGCGTCGTGCAAGGATCTGTTCCGATCATCTGGGCGGAGAAATGGCCGCCGAACTTTATCAGCGTCTATTGGGGGCGGGCTGGATCGAGCAACAGGAGAAACGCATCGCAGTGACCAGCAAGGGCGTTGCCAGATTCGCCGAGCGCGGTATCTACATACCGGCACTTGCCCAGCGCAAGCGCGAAACGGTCTGTGCCTGCCCGAAATGGAGCGAACTCAGCCCGCATCTGGGCGGCGCATTGGGGGCTGGGCTGTTGCAGTTGTTCATTCAGATGGGCTGGCTGCGCACCACCGAAGAATCCAGCACCTTACAGGTCTCGTCGAACGGGCAGCGGGAAATCAGCAAGATAGCGGCCGCGGCGTGA
- a CDS encoding BMP family ABC transporter substrate-binding protein: MHLSNPRRPLKKLLCAMAAVVGIGSSLLASAADPLKVGFVYIGPIGDHGWTYQHEQGRQAMVKALGDKVSSSYVENVPEGADAERVIRNMAKGGYDLIFSTSFGYMNPTLKVAKQFPKVKFEHATGYKQDKNMGTYLARTYEGRYVSGYIAAKMTKTKKIGYVASFPIPEVLRDIDAIQLALNKYNPGTEIKVVWVNSWFDPGKEADAANALIDQGVDVVFQHTDSPAPIQTAERRGVYAVGYASDMAHFGPKAVLASIVNNWGPHYIQAAEGAIAGTWKPQDYWGGLKEGTVELPISDVVPADVKAEAQKIIASIESGEFHPFTGPIKDQNGTIKIADGAVATNAELASMNYYVEGIKAELPK, from the coding sequence ATGCACCTGAGCAACCCACGTCGTCCCCTGAAAAAACTGCTGTGCGCCATGGCCGCCGTTGTCGGCATCGGCTCCAGCCTGCTCGCCTCGGCAGCCGATCCGCTGAAAGTCGGATTCGTCTATATCGGCCCTATCGGCGACCACGGCTGGACCTATCAGCACGAGCAGGGCCGCCAGGCGATGGTCAAGGCGCTGGGTGACAAGGTCAGCAGCAGCTACGTGGAGAACGTGCCGGAAGGTGCAGATGCCGAACGGGTGATTCGTAACATGGCCAAGGGTGGCTACGACCTGATTTTCAGCACCTCCTTCGGTTACATGAACCCGACCCTGAAAGTTGCCAAGCAATTTCCGAAAGTAAAATTCGAGCACGCGACCGGCTACAAGCAGGACAAGAACATGGGCACTTACCTGGCCCGCACCTACGAAGGCCGCTATGTCAGCGGTTACATCGCGGCGAAGATGACCAAGACCAAGAAGATCGGTTACGTCGCCTCGTTCCCGATCCCTGAAGTGCTGCGCGACATCGACGCCATCCAGCTGGCGCTGAACAAATACAATCCTGGCACCGAGATCAAAGTGGTATGGGTCAACTCGTGGTTCGATCCGGGCAAGGAAGCCGATGCCGCCAATGCGCTGATCGACCAGGGCGTGGACGTAGTATTCCAGCACACTGACAGCCCTGCTCCGATCCAGACGGCCGAGCGTCGTGGCGTCTATGCCGTAGGTTATGCCTCGGACATGGCGCACTTCGGGCCGAAAGCGGTATTGGCCTCGATCGTCAATAACTGGGGCCCGCATTACATTCAGGCAGCCGAGGGCGCCATCGCCGGCACCTGGAAGCCTCAGGATTACTGGGGTGGCCTGAAGGAAGGCACCGTCGAGTTGCCGATCAGCGACGTGGTGCCTGCGGACGTGAAGGCTGAGGCGCAGAAAATCATCGCCAGCATCGAAAGCGGCGAATTCCACCCGTTCACCGGCCCGATCAAGGACCAGAACGGCACGATCAAGATTGCTGACGGCGCGGTCGCGACCAACGCCGAGCTGGCGTCGATGAACTACTACGTTGAAGGCATCAAGGCCGAACTGCCTAAATAA
- the fecE gene encoding Fe(3+) dicitrate ABC transporter ATP-binding protein FecE, with amino-acid sequence MSILKAQHLDIGYGSTRIVQDLSFSPPAGQVTALIGPNGCGKSTLLKAFARILTPQSGSLSLDGKAYSQLSARELACKVAFLPQVLPIPEGVSVRQLVAYGRSPHNSLWGRLSGADQHSVDQAMQRMELETLAERPLSDLSGGQRQRAWLAMILAQDAAIVLLDEPTTYLDISHQVELLDLMRELSAEGKTVITVLHDINQACRYADHLAVMQGGRLVTCGAPGDVLTAELVCQVFDVQVQIMREPVAGTPMCIVERSTRCTS; translated from the coding sequence ATGAGCATTCTGAAGGCGCAGCACCTCGATATCGGTTACGGCAGCACGCGCATCGTGCAGGACCTGTCGTTCAGCCCGCCAGCGGGACAGGTTACCGCCCTGATCGGCCCTAACGGCTGCGGCAAATCCACGTTGCTCAAGGCGTTTGCACGAATTCTCACGCCGCAATCGGGCAGCCTTAGCCTGGATGGCAAAGCCTACAGCCAGTTGTCGGCCAGGGAACTGGCCTGCAAAGTCGCTTTTTTGCCGCAAGTGCTGCCGATTCCTGAAGGGGTCAGCGTGCGCCAACTGGTGGCGTACGGACGCAGCCCGCACAACAGTTTGTGGGGGCGCTTGAGCGGGGCCGATCAACACAGCGTCGATCAGGCCATGCAGCGCATGGAGCTGGAGACGCTGGCCGAGCGTCCGCTGTCAGATCTGTCCGGCGGGCAGCGCCAGCGCGCATGGCTGGCGATGATCCTTGCGCAAGACGCCGCCATCGTTCTGCTCGACGAACCGACCACCTACCTGGACATCAGCCATCAGGTCGAACTGCTGGACCTGATGCGTGAACTGAGTGCCGAAGGCAAAACGGTGATTACCGTGCTGCACGATATCAATCAGGCCTGCCGCTACGCCGACCATTTGGCGGTGATGCAGGGCGGGCGTCTGGTGACCTGCGGCGCACCCGGCGATGTACTGACCGCCGAGCTGGTCTGCCAGGTGTTCGATGTACAGGTGCAGATCATGCGCGAGCCGGTGGCCGGCACGCCGATGTGTATTGTCGAGCGCAGCACCCGCTGCACCAGTTAG
- a CDS encoding LysR family transcriptional regulator: MLRFDDLQLFVRAADLGSLSAAARVMDLSAAVASAALKRIEQQLGARLLARSTRSLRLTAEGEGFLEYARAALSSLEEGRRLLASSQDRCEGVLQLSAPSDLGRNVLLPWLDEFQQQHPQLSVRLLLGDRMADLFRQPVDVALRYGEPEDSSLVALPVLPDNRRVLCAAPSYLQRHGEPQQVEQLAQHNCLLFMLGDRVHDRWTLHDGKREISLTVSGNRFSDDADVVRRWAVAGEGVAYKSWLDVAADVRGGRLKVLMADLQGERAPLNLLCAHRAQLSKPVNLLLDMLRSRCKQHAVGQ, from the coding sequence ATGCTGCGTTTTGATGACTTGCAGTTGTTTGTGCGTGCTGCCGACCTGGGCAGTCTGTCGGCTGCGGCGCGTGTCATGGACCTGTCGGCAGCGGTTGCCAGCGCGGCCCTCAAGCGCATTGAGCAGCAATTGGGTGCTCGCTTGCTGGCGCGTTCCACCCGCAGCCTGCGCCTGACTGCTGAAGGTGAGGGTTTTCTGGAATACGCACGCGCAGCTTTGAGCAGCCTGGAAGAAGGGCGACGTCTGCTGGCCAGCAGTCAGGATCGCTGCGAGGGCGTGCTGCAACTGTCGGCTCCTTCCGATCTTGGGCGCAATGTGCTGTTGCCGTGGCTGGACGAGTTCCAGCAACAGCACCCGCAACTGAGCGTGCGGCTGTTACTGGGTGATCGCATGGCGGACCTGTTTCGTCAGCCCGTGGACGTCGCACTGCGGTACGGCGAACCCGAGGATTCCAGCCTGGTCGCATTACCGGTGTTGCCTGACAACCGGCGTGTACTGTGTGCCGCGCCGAGTTATCTGCAGCGCCACGGCGAACCGCAGCAGGTCGAACAACTGGCGCAGCATAACTGCTTGTTGTTCATGCTCGGTGACCGTGTGCATGACCGCTGGACACTGCATGACGGCAAGCGCGAGATCAGCCTGACCGTCAGTGGCAATCGTTTCAGCGATGACGCCGACGTGGTGCGTCGCTGGGCGGTGGCTGGCGAGGGCGTGGCGTACAAGTCATGGCTGGATGTCGCGGCGGATGTGCGGGGTGGGCGCCTCAAGGTACTGATGGCTGATTTGCAAGGCGAGCGCGCACCGCTGAACCTGCTGTGTGCACATCGCGCGCAACTCAGTAAGCCGGTCAATCTGTTACTGGATATGCTCAGGTCGCGCTGTAAGCAACATGCTGTAGGCCAGTAG
- the fecC gene encoding iron-dicitrate ABC transporter permease FecC: protein MRRWLMAGVITATCLGLFWVSLFALSSFSIRQIDAWNGLFTLGREGGNIAYIVAQLRVPRALCAALVGACLGVAGALMQGITRNRLASPSLFGVTAGAALGLALFSTGLVALPFPGGALLMTCLGGALAWITVFSLGGAWSPATTQGRLVLAGVAVAALCAALTRLTVILVEAQAQSVLNWLAGSLANVGAEQLQLLWPCTLIGLVLAVACAPRLNLINLGEDAARSLGVRIGALRLLVFVVSLLLVGASVCAVGPIGFVGLIAPNIARQWLGNDYRWLIPISAGLGAAIVLASDLISRAVAFPVETPAGVVTALIGAPFFLFLARRAL from the coding sequence ATGCGCCGCTGGCTGATGGCAGGCGTTATCACGGCGACCTGTCTGGGGCTGTTCTGGGTATCGCTGTTCGCGCTGTCGTCGTTCAGCATCCGGCAAATCGATGCCTGGAACGGGCTGTTCACCTTGGGTCGCGAGGGCGGCAACATTGCCTACATCGTCGCGCAGTTGCGAGTGCCACGCGCCTTGTGCGCCGCACTGGTCGGCGCGTGTCTCGGCGTGGCAGGCGCGTTGATGCAAGGCATCACGCGTAATCGCCTGGCCTCGCCTTCCCTGTTCGGCGTCACGGCAGGTGCGGCACTGGGGCTGGCACTGTTTTCCACCGGGCTGGTCGCCCTGCCCTTCCCCGGTGGCGCACTGCTGATGACCTGCCTCGGCGGTGCGCTGGCCTGGATTACCGTGTTCAGCCTTGGCGGCGCATGGTCGCCTGCCACCACCCAAGGGCGATTGGTGCTGGCGGGCGTCGCAGTCGCCGCACTCTGCGCAGCCTTGACCCGTCTCACCGTGATTCTTGTCGAAGCCCAGGCGCAAAGCGTCCTTAACTGGCTGGCCGGTTCACTGGCCAATGTCGGTGCTGAGCAACTGCAACTGCTCTGGCCCTGCACGCTGATCGGCCTGGTGTTGGCGGTTGCCTGTGCGCCACGCCTGAACCTGATCAACCTCGGCGAAGACGCCGCCCGGTCGCTGGGTGTGCGCATCGGTGCCCTGCGGCTACTTGTGTTCGTGGTCAGCCTGCTACTCGTCGGAGCCAGTGTCTGTGCGGTCGGGCCGATTGGCTTTGTCGGCCTGATCGCGCCGAACATTGCCCGCCAATGGCTGGGCAATGACTACCGCTGGCTGATCCCGATCAGCGCCGGGCTGGGTGCGGCCATCGTCCTGGCGTCTGACCTGATCAGCCGCGCCGTGGCGTTCCCGGTGGAGACACCGGCCGGCGTGGTCACGGCATTGATCGGCGCGCCGTTCTTTTTGTTTCTGGCGAGGCGCGCGCTATGA
- a CDS encoding multidrug effflux MFS transporter: MNLRTILILGSLSAFGPLAIDFYLPGFPAMASYFGTDEKHIQLTLAAYFLGLSLGQLAYGPVADRFGRRIPMLVGVTLFMLASVACAFAPSLEWLIAARFVQALGGCAGMVLSRAIVSDKCNAVESAKVFSQLMLVMGLAPILAPMLGGVLVSTYGWQSIFVSLGLFSGACLTAVALGLPESMPASTPRQPLSGAFRQYANLFKDGVFIGHAMTGGIAMAGMFAYVAGSPFVFIKLYGVPAEHYGWLFGMNAAGFILVAQINARILRKTGPAFLLSRTVWIYLAAGLVLLAISLLRTEALWPLLVPLFICVASLGCIIPNASACAMNGQWARAGSASALLGCLQFSVAAIAASLVGLLHDGTATPMALVISLCGVLTVIISVLTRRAQAKRDAQLKTA; this comes from the coding sequence CCTGGCTTTCCAGCCATGGCCTCGTATTTCGGGACCGATGAAAAACATATCCAGTTGACGTTGGCGGCCTACTTTCTGGGGCTTTCGCTGGGGCAACTTGCTTACGGCCCGGTGGCTGATCGGTTCGGTCGGCGCATTCCAATGCTGGTCGGCGTCACGCTTTTCATGCTGGCGTCAGTGGCCTGCGCGTTTGCGCCGAGTCTTGAATGGCTGATCGCTGCACGCTTCGTTCAGGCGTTGGGAGGCTGTGCCGGAATGGTGCTGTCGCGGGCGATTGTCAGCGACAAGTGCAATGCCGTCGAGTCTGCCAAGGTCTTTTCGCAACTGATGCTGGTCATGGGCCTGGCGCCGATTCTGGCCCCGATGCTCGGCGGCGTACTGGTCAGCACCTACGGTTGGCAGTCGATCTTTGTCAGCCTCGGATTGTTCAGTGGGGCATGCCTGACAGCGGTTGCGTTGGGGCTGCCGGAAAGCATGCCTGCCAGCACGCCGCGTCAACCGTTGAGTGGCGCGTTTCGGCAGTACGCCAATCTGTTCAAGGATGGGGTGTTCATTGGTCATGCCATGACAGGCGGCATCGCCATGGCCGGTATGTTTGCCTATGTCGCCGGATCGCCGTTCGTCTTCATCAAACTGTACGGCGTACCGGCCGAGCACTACGGCTGGTTGTTCGGAATGAATGCGGCGGGCTTTATTCTGGTCGCGCAGATCAACGCCCGTATTCTGCGCAAGACAGGCCCAGCGTTTTTGCTGTCGCGCACGGTCTGGATCTACCTGGCGGCGGGGCTGGTCTTGCTGGCGATCAGCTTGCTGCGCACCGAAGCGCTCTGGCCGTTGCTGGTGCCGCTGTTCATTTGCGTGGCGAGCCTGGGTTGCATCATCCCCAACGCATCGGCCTGCGCCATGAACGGGCAGTGGGCGCGGGCGGGCAGTGCCTCGGCACTGTTGGGCTGTCTGCAATTCAGCGTCGCCGCCATCGCCGCCAGTCTGGTCGGCTTGCTGCATGACGGCACGGCTACGCCGATGGCGTTGGTCATCAGCCTGTGCGGCGTGCTGACGGTGATCATCTCGGTGCTGACACGCCGTGCGCAGGCAAAACGGGATGCGCAGCTCAAAACTGCCTGA
- a CDS encoding zinc-binding alcohol dehydrogenase family protein, whose translation MKAIAYYQSLPISDAQSLQDIELPEPVAGERDLLVEVKAISVNPVDTKIRQNVQPEDGAAKVLGWDVAGVVKAVGSQVTLFKPGDKVFYAGSLTRPGANSELHVVDERIVGHMPKTLSFAHAAALPLTAITAWELLFERLQVAQQRGEGSQSLLIVGAAGGVGSILTQLARQLTSLKVIGTASRPETERWVRELGAHEVLDHSKPLSEELKRAGLNQVTHVASLTQTEQHLDQLVEALKPQGKLALIDDPKALDVSKLKRKSLSLHWEFMYTRSMFETEDMIEQHNLLNRVAELIDAGTLKTTFGEHFGSINAENLRRAHALLESGKAKGKVVLEGF comes from the coding sequence ATGAAAGCCATTGCGTACTACCAGTCCCTGCCGATCAGCGACGCTCAGTCATTGCAGGATATCGAGCTGCCGGAGCCGGTCGCCGGCGAACGCGACCTGCTGGTCGAGGTGAAGGCCATTTCGGTCAACCCGGTGGACACCAAGATTCGCCAGAACGTCCAGCCCGAAGACGGCGCGGCCAAAGTGCTGGGCTGGGACGTCGCAGGTGTGGTGAAGGCCGTCGGCAGCCAGGTCACGTTGTTCAAGCCTGGCGACAAGGTATTTTATGCCGGTTCACTGACCCGCCCCGGCGCCAACAGCGAACTGCACGTTGTCGATGAGCGCATCGTAGGCCACATGCCCAAGACCCTGAGTTTTGCTCACGCGGCAGCGTTGCCATTGACTGCAATCACGGCCTGGGAGCTGCTGTTCGAGCGTCTTCAGGTTGCCCAGCAGAGAGGCGAAGGCTCGCAAAGCCTGTTGATCGTTGGCGCAGCAGGCGGCGTCGGTTCGATCCTGACCCAACTGGCACGGCAACTGACTTCGTTGAAAGTCATCGGCACAGCCTCTCGCCCCGAAACCGAACGCTGGGTTCGCGAGCTGGGCGCACACGAAGTACTGGACCATAGCAAGCCGTTGAGCGAAGAACTGAAGCGCGCTGGCCTGAATCAGGTGACCCATGTGGCGAGCCTGACGCAGACCGAACAGCACTTGGATCAATTGGTCGAAGCGCTCAAGCCGCAAGGCAAACTGGCGTTGATCGATGACCCCAAGGCGCTGGATGTGTCGAAGCTCAAGCGCAAGAGCCTCTCGCTGCACTGGGAGTTCATGTACACCCGGTCAATGTTTGAAACCGAGGACATGATCGAGCAGCACAACCTGCTTAATCGAGTGGCCGAGCTGATCGACGCCGGAACGCTGAAAACCACGTTCGGTGAACACTTCGGCAGCATCAACGCCGAGAACCTGCGCCGCGCTCACGCGCTGCTGGAAAGCGGCAAGGCCAAGGGCAAGGTCGTGCTTGAAGGCTTCTGA
- a CDS encoding FecCD family ABC transporter permease codes for MNQPRSRLLLLITLLALALLLSLSAGTVWLTPGAVLDHLIAHDSKDFEVWNHRLPRGLIAILTGCALGLAGAIVQGVIRNPLASPEILGVTQGAGLALTIAIIGLPQLPVAALPFVACLGGAAGALLLALYNTGVQFSGVRFALSGVAIAVTLSSVTEFLILANPLDINTALLALTGSLWSRNWHHVLLATPLLLLIPLSLLLAKPLNLIGLGDEAAQSLGTGLKRTRWLAMGSAVLLTSLGVGIIGPVSFVGLVAPHMARRLVGGHHQYLLPASMVLGALLLVLADTLGRTLIAPSEIPAGILTAVIGAPYFLWLLARFKG; via the coding sequence ATGAATCAGCCCCGCTCACGATTGTTGTTGCTGATCACGCTGCTCGCGCTGGCCCTGCTGTTGAGCCTCAGCGCGGGTACTGTCTGGCTGACACCCGGTGCGGTGCTCGATCACCTGATCGCCCACGACAGCAAGGATTTTGAGGTCTGGAATCATCGCCTGCCACGCGGGCTGATTGCGATTCTGACCGGCTGCGCACTGGGCCTGGCTGGCGCCATCGTGCAAGGTGTGATTCGCAACCCGCTGGCCTCGCCGGAAATCCTTGGTGTAACCCAGGGCGCAGGGCTGGCGCTGACCATTGCGATCATCGGCCTGCCGCAACTACCAGTGGCCGCGCTGCCGTTCGTGGCGTGTCTGGGCGGCGCGGCGGGCGCACTGCTGCTGGCGCTGTACAACACCGGCGTACAGTTTTCCGGCGTGCGCTTCGCGCTGTCCGGGGTGGCGATCGCGGTCACGCTGTCGAGCGTCACCGAATTCCTGATCCTGGCCAATCCGCTGGACATCAACACTGCCCTGCTGGCGCTGACCGGCAGCTTGTGGAGCCGCAACTGGCACCATGTGTTGCTGGCCACGCCGCTTCTGCTGCTGATCCCGCTCAGCCTGCTGCTGGCCAAGCCCCTGAATCTGATCGGTCTTGGCGATGAGGCGGCGCAAAGCCTGGGCACCGGCCTCAAACGTACTCGCTGGCTGGCAATGGGCAGTGCCGTGCTGCTGACCAGTCTTGGCGTGGGCATCATCGGGCCGGTGAGTTTCGTCGGTCTGGTTGCGCCACACATGGCTCGCCGACTGGTGGGTGGGCATCATCAATACCTGTTGCCTGCGTCGATGGTATTGGGCGCATTGCTGCTGGTGCTGGCCGATACGCTGGGCCGCACGCTGATCGCCCCCAGTGAAATTCCCGCCGGAATTCTCACCGCTGTGATTGGCGCTCCGTATTTTCTCTGGCTGCTGGCCCGATTCAAAGGTTGA
- a CDS encoding 2-oxoglutarate and iron-dependent oxygenase domain-containing protein encodes MDQLPVIDISPLYGADTQAWQAVATQIDSACREWGFFYIKGHPISAERIEQVQSAAKDFFARDAAEKLSIDITQSTHHRGYGAIATEQLDPSLPSDLKETFDMGLHMDANHPDVLAGKPLRGPNRHPHIPGWESLMEQHYLDMQALAQTLLRAMTLALGIERDFFDQRFQDPVSVLRMIHYPPRHTATSSEQQGAGAHTDYGCITLLYQDTAGGLQVRDVRGEWIDAPPVDGTFVVNLGDMMARWSNDRYLSTPHRVISPLGVDRYSMPFFAEPHPDTRIECLPGCQSATHPARYPVTTCAEFLLSRFADTYAYRREQEAS; translated from the coding sequence ATGGACCAGCTTCCCGTCATCGACATCAGCCCGCTTTACGGCGCAGATACCCAGGCGTGGCAAGCTGTTGCCACGCAAATCGACAGTGCCTGCCGGGAGTGGGGCTTTTTCTACATCAAAGGTCACCCGATTAGCGCAGAGCGCATCGAGCAGGTGCAATCCGCAGCCAAGGATTTCTTCGCACGGGATGCTGCCGAAAAGCTAAGCATCGATATCACCCAGAGCACACATCATCGCGGCTACGGCGCGATTGCCACCGAGCAACTGGACCCCAGCCTGCCGAGTGACCTGAAAGAAACCTTCGACATGGGCCTGCATATGGATGCCAATCATCCCGACGTGCTGGCCGGCAAACCGCTGCGCGGCCCCAATCGGCATCCACACATTCCCGGCTGGGAAAGCCTGATGGAGCAGCATTACCTGGACATGCAGGCGCTGGCGCAAACCCTGCTGCGCGCCATGACGCTGGCGCTGGGCATCGAGCGTGACTTCTTTGATCAGCGCTTCCAGGACCCGGTCAGTGTGCTGCGCATGATTCACTACCCGCCGCGCCACACGGCCACGTCAAGCGAGCAACAGGGCGCCGGCGCACACACCGATTATGGCTGTATCACCTTGTTGTATCAGGACACAGCAGGCGGTTTGCAGGTGCGCGATGTGCGCGGCGAATGGATCGACGCGCCGCCAGTCGATGGCACTTTCGTGGTCAACCTCGGGGACATGATGGCGCGCTGGAGCAACGACCGTTACCTGTCCACGCCGCACCGGGTCATCAGCCCGCTGGGCGTTGATCGCTATTCGATGCCGTTCTTCGCCGAGCCGCATCCAGACACCCGCATTGAATGTCTGCCCGGCTGCCAGAGCGCAACTCATCCGGCCCGCTATCCTGTAACGACCTGCGCCGAATTTCTGCTTTCACGCTTTGCCGACACTTACGCTTATCGTCGCGAACAGGAGGCAAGTTGA